In one window of Tubulanus polymorphus chromosome 3, tnTubPoly1.2, whole genome shotgun sequence DNA:
- the LOC141901594 gene encoding translin-associated factor X-interacting protein 1-like produces the protein MASERIAIARLPPIGPIPRNTKKGINKKPKYDGLNGPNYQMNGSKYNLPEPNSLKPYVDTNAGSLETWPAHATGQIGSGTSVGLTKNKDLVVIDDEDLGKPQIIPKPRFLEQLESFLKKEIRSLGVVDVSPSELRLQAHREVFEYLIEDFKTYKPILSAIKNEYEMFVAHQREQLRQMEPLRQMLVTVSEQCDQKIMALRDQEKQDMVDLKKENSTLFKRISDMKNEQKDLQSQVAKLQEELAAEYLKYRDECDARKLLVSDINDLRYQQEDIAMAKQGMKELEEEEIDPVTMRIALKKAREDEASASRRLNEMVANYGDVIPRRDFESLEKKHIALEETLETLRKDFGILEQEHASLLDVHKQVTQQRDEFYAECETLRRSATPRPDWEKCADHVTKWKDLSENKTSNQLVDVLLNEIAGGSMGAADATENFEGRGTEEGVPEHLRFEGEVRNRKIAKRDCALLVQDIWKEKLESDNQCTDGTRRSMPDFVAQYLKRIFGLEQMVIEWGYNLHDACERYAHDERLGTFYGILTGDVDEEVYHSQVNMMSQLADHLKKTDNENGGQNFLTKDNFKTALQQFFPDTNEETVTAFIQAAEQELDAKEMENIEYLNLFMVDDEGRTGLFLDEIKKQLRQDRMNYIDEIKIELANVSQGDRVEPNDVKRAITSVDPEIDSQQLDAYLSWAFKCKKDEIDQAEGGDIEQICERLRNGNIKRIGKKLTP, from the exons atggcatCAGAGCGAATAGCTATTGCCAGGCTACCACCAATTGGCCCGATACCAAG GAATACCAAAAAGGGGATAAACAAAAAGCCAAAATATGATGGATTAAATGGACCTAACTATCAGATGAATGGCTCAAAATATAATCTACCTGAGCCAAATTCATTAAAG CCTTATGTCGACACAAATGCAGGCAGTTTAGAAACTTGGCCGGCACATGCAACCGGCCAGATCGGATCAGGCACATCCGTTGGTTTGACTAAGAACAAAGATCTGGTTGTTATCGATGACGAAGATTTGGGAAAACCGCAAATAATTCCGAAACCGCGATTCCTTGAACAGTTGGAATCATTTCTGAAAAAGGAAATCCGTTCACTAGGTGTTGTTGATGTGAGCCCCAGTGAACTTAGATTACAG gCCCACCGAGAAGTATTTGAATACCTGATTGAAGACTTTAAGACGTACAAACCAATTCTATCGGcgattaaaaatgaatatgaaatgttcGTAGCTCATCAAAGAGAGCAGTTACGACAGATGGAACCACTTCGG CAAATGTTGGTCACCGTATCGGAGCAATGTGATCAGAAAATTATGGCGCTGAGAGATCAAGAAAAACAAG ACATGGTTGACTTGAAAAAAGAGAATTCAACTTTATTCAAGCGAATTTCTGACATGAAGAATGAGCAGAAAGATCTCCAATCGCAAGTGGCTAAATTACAAGAAGAACTGGCAGCCGAATATCTGAAGTACCGCGACGAATGCGACGCCCGAAAGTTACTGGTATCGGATATCAATGATTTACGATATCAACAGGAAGATATCGCAATggcaaaacaaggaatgaaagaACTGGAAGAAGAGGAGATCGACCCAGTTACAATGAGAATAGCCTTGAA AAAAGCTAGAGAAGACGAAGCCAGCGCTAGCCGGCGATTGAACGAAATGGTTGCTAATTATGGCGATGTCATACCGCGAAGAGATTTCGAAAGTTTAGAGAAAAAACATATCGCATTAGAAGAAACGCTCGAAACATTGCGTAAAGATTTCGGCATATTAGAACAAGAACACGC gagtTTATTGGATGTCCATAAACAAGTAACTCAACAGAGAGATGAATTTTATGCAGAATGTGAAACGTTGAGACGCAGCGCAACTCCGAG acCAGATTGGGAGAAATGTGCCGATCATGTGACGAAATGGAAAGATttgtctgaaaataaaactagtaatCAACTGGTTGATGTATTGCTGAATGAGATTGCCGGCGGCAGTATGGGCGCTGCAGATGCAACAGAAAATTTCGAAGGAAGA GGTACGGAGGAAGGTGTTCCAGAACATTTACGATTTGAGGGTGAAGTCAGAAACCGTAAAATAGCGAAACGAGATTGTGCACTATTGGTACAAGACATTTGGAAAGAGAAACTTGAATCCGATAATCAG TGTACAGATGGAACAAGAAGAAGCATGCCTGATTTCGTGGCGCAGTACCTGAAACGTATATTCGGATTGGAGCAGATGGTGATAGAATGGGGTTATAATCTGCACGACGCATGTGAACGATACGCACATGACGAAAGATTGGGAACATTTTACGGAATTCTTACTGGAGAT GTTGATGAAGAGGTGTATCACAGTCAAGTTAACATGATGTCTCAACTCGCCGACCATCTGAAAAAAACTGACAACGAAAATGGCGGACAGAATTTCCTAACGAAGGATAATTTCAAAACTGCTTTGCAGCAGTTTTTCCCGGATACCAATGAGGAAACTGTAACAGCTTTCATTCAAGCAGCCGAACAGGAATTAGATGCAaaagaaatggaaaatatcGAGTATCTGAATCTATTTATGGTG GATGACGAAGGACGAACAGGATTATTTTTAGATGAGATCAAAAAACAACTGAGACAAGATCGTATGAATTatatagatgaaataaaaatagaattaGCTAATGTTAG TCAAGGAGATCGAGTCGAACCGAATGATGTGAAGAGAGCGATCACTTCGGTTGATCCCGAGATCGATTCACAGCAGCTAGATGCGTATCTATCGTGGGCGTTTAAATGCAAGAAAGACGAAATCGACCAAGCGGAAGGCGGCGATATTGAACAAATCTGCGAACGATTACGAAACGGAAACATTAAACGTATCGGCAAAAAACTTACTCCATGA
- the LOC141902906 gene encoding alanine aminotransferase 1-like isoform X1: MTVFRRFLKLRFLSQLKMAGYTAGQRRTVLTVENMNPHVRKMEYAVRGAIVVRAKEIDKEIKSGVKKPFPDVISCNIGDAHAMGQKPLTFIRQVIACCTNPELLNSGKYPQDVMDKAKRILADCKGGSLGSYSDSLGLEIIRRDIADYITKRDGHPADWQNCFLSTGASDGIKSMLKLMMTGEDGNKRAGIMIPIPQYPLYSATNSEYNAYQVNYYLNEERNWGLDVSELERSINEARDKCQVRAIVIINPGNPTGQVLTKENIQDIIKFAKKEHLFILADEVYQHNIYAAGSEFHSFKKVMTEMGPEYSQMELASFMSTSKGYMGECGYRGGYCEVINLDPGVKAQLYKSLSAKLCPTVSGQSAMDCVVNHPKEGDLSYDLWLKEKTFVLSELKRKARLVTDGFNSIEGVKCNEVQGAMYSFPRIFLPEKLIKEAESKGMKPDVFYCFNFLEETGVCVVPGSGFGQRDGTYHFRMTILPPTEKIEEVLSRFKDFHTKFMAKYK; encoded by the exons atgactg TGTTTCGCAGATttttaaaacttcgatttcttAGTCAACTGAAAATGGCTGGGTATACGGCTGGACAGAGGCGAACGGTGCTCACCGTGGAGAATATGAATCCGCACGTGAGGAAAATGGAGTACGCAGTTCGTGGAGCTATCGTCGTACGCGCTAAAGAGATCGATAAGGAAATCAAATCT GGTGTAAAGAAGCCATTTCCGGATGTGATCAGTTGTAACATAGGAGACGCCCACGCAATGGGTCAGAAACCTTTGACGTTTATCCGACAG GTGATCGCGTGCTGTACGAATCCAGAACTGCTTAACTCAGGAAAATATCCGCAAGACGTTATGGACAAAGCCAAGCGAATTCTAGCTGACTGTAAAGGTGGCAGTCTAG GATCCTACAGTGATAGTTTAGGCCTCGAGATTATCAGACGTGATATAGCCGATTACATTACGAAACGAGATGGACATCCCGCCGATTGGCAGAACTGTTTCCTTAGCACTGGCGCTAGTGACGGTATCAAG TCGATGTTGAAGTTGATGATGACTGGTGAAGACGGAAATAAGAGAGCCGGTATCATGATCCCTATTCCACAATATCCTCTTTATTCAGCCACGAATTCTGAATACAACGCTTATCAG GTGAATTATTATCTAAACGAGGAGAGAAACTGGGGTTTGGACGTTTCCGAATTGGAACGATCGATCAACGAAGCCCGCGATAAATGTCAAGTGCGAGCGATCGTTATAATCAATCCAGGCAATCCGACCGGGCAAGTTTTGACGAAAGAGAATATTCaggatatcatcaaattcgCGAAGAAAGaacatttgtttattctaGCCGATGAG GTTTATCAACACAACATCTATGCAGCCGGTTCGGAATTTCACTCCTTCAAGAAAGTTATGACCGAAATGGGCCCGGAATACAGTCAAATGGAATTAGCTTCTTTCATGTCTACGTCTAAAGGTTATATGGGAGA GTGTGGTTATCGTGGTGGTTATTGTGAGGTGATTAATCTCGATCCCGGAGTGAAAGCTCAACTTTACAAATCGCTGTCGGCTAAACTTTGCCCAACCGTGTCTGGTCAG TCTGCAATGGATTGCGTAGTGAACCACCCGAAAGAAGGCGACTTATCTTATGATCTCTGGTTAAAG GAGAAAACATTTGTTTTGAGTGAACTAAAGAGAAAGGCTAGACTAGTCACTGATGGTTTCAACAGTATTGAAGGTGTGAAGTGTAATGAAGTACAGGGGGCTATGTATTCTTTCCCGAGAATATTCTTACCGGAAAAACTCATCAAGGAAGCTGAG TCCAAAGGAATGAAACCTGATGTATTCTATTGCTTTAATTTCCTGGAGGAAACGGGAGTCTGTGTCGTTCCCGGAAGTGGATTCGGCCAAAGAGATGGAACTTATCACTTCAG AATGACAATCCTGCCACCTACCGAGAAAATCGAAGAGGTTTTAAGTCGCTTTAAAGACTTCCACACGAAATTCATGGCCAAGTACAAGTAA
- the LOC141902906 gene encoding alanine aminotransferase 1-like isoform X2 has translation MFRRFLKLRFLSQLKMAGYTAGQRRTVLTVENMNPHVRKMEYAVRGAIVVRAKEIDKEIKSGVKKPFPDVISCNIGDAHAMGQKPLTFIRQVIACCTNPELLNSGKYPQDVMDKAKRILADCKGGSLGSYSDSLGLEIIRRDIADYITKRDGHPADWQNCFLSTGASDGIKSMLKLMMTGEDGNKRAGIMIPIPQYPLYSATNSEYNAYQVNYYLNEERNWGLDVSELERSINEARDKCQVRAIVIINPGNPTGQVLTKENIQDIIKFAKKEHLFILADEVYQHNIYAAGSEFHSFKKVMTEMGPEYSQMELASFMSTSKGYMGECGYRGGYCEVINLDPGVKAQLYKSLSAKLCPTVSGQSAMDCVVNHPKEGDLSYDLWLKEKTFVLSELKRKARLVTDGFNSIEGVKCNEVQGAMYSFPRIFLPEKLIKEAESKGMKPDVFYCFNFLEETGVCVVPGSGFGQRDGTYHFRMTILPPTEKIEEVLSRFKDFHTKFMAKYK, from the exons A TGTTTCGCAGATttttaaaacttcgatttcttAGTCAACTGAAAATGGCTGGGTATACGGCTGGACAGAGGCGAACGGTGCTCACCGTGGAGAATATGAATCCGCACGTGAGGAAAATGGAGTACGCAGTTCGTGGAGCTATCGTCGTACGCGCTAAAGAGATCGATAAGGAAATCAAATCT GGTGTAAAGAAGCCATTTCCGGATGTGATCAGTTGTAACATAGGAGACGCCCACGCAATGGGTCAGAAACCTTTGACGTTTATCCGACAG GTGATCGCGTGCTGTACGAATCCAGAACTGCTTAACTCAGGAAAATATCCGCAAGACGTTATGGACAAAGCCAAGCGAATTCTAGCTGACTGTAAAGGTGGCAGTCTAG GATCCTACAGTGATAGTTTAGGCCTCGAGATTATCAGACGTGATATAGCCGATTACATTACGAAACGAGATGGACATCCCGCCGATTGGCAGAACTGTTTCCTTAGCACTGGCGCTAGTGACGGTATCAAG TCGATGTTGAAGTTGATGATGACTGGTGAAGACGGAAATAAGAGAGCCGGTATCATGATCCCTATTCCACAATATCCTCTTTATTCAGCCACGAATTCTGAATACAACGCTTATCAG GTGAATTATTATCTAAACGAGGAGAGAAACTGGGGTTTGGACGTTTCCGAATTGGAACGATCGATCAACGAAGCCCGCGATAAATGTCAAGTGCGAGCGATCGTTATAATCAATCCAGGCAATCCGACCGGGCAAGTTTTGACGAAAGAGAATATTCaggatatcatcaaattcgCGAAGAAAGaacatttgtttattctaGCCGATGAG GTTTATCAACACAACATCTATGCAGCCGGTTCGGAATTTCACTCCTTCAAGAAAGTTATGACCGAAATGGGCCCGGAATACAGTCAAATGGAATTAGCTTCTTTCATGTCTACGTCTAAAGGTTATATGGGAGA GTGTGGTTATCGTGGTGGTTATTGTGAGGTGATTAATCTCGATCCCGGAGTGAAAGCTCAACTTTACAAATCGCTGTCGGCTAAACTTTGCCCAACCGTGTCTGGTCAG TCTGCAATGGATTGCGTAGTGAACCACCCGAAAGAAGGCGACTTATCTTATGATCTCTGGTTAAAG GAGAAAACATTTGTTTTGAGTGAACTAAAGAGAAAGGCTAGACTAGTCACTGATGGTTTCAACAGTATTGAAGGTGTGAAGTGTAATGAAGTACAGGGGGCTATGTATTCTTTCCCGAGAATATTCTTACCGGAAAAACTCATCAAGGAAGCTGAG TCCAAAGGAATGAAACCTGATGTATTCTATTGCTTTAATTTCCTGGAGGAAACGGGAGTCTGTGTCGTTCCCGGAAGTGGATTCGGCCAAAGAGATGGAACTTATCACTTCAG AATGACAATCCTGCCACCTACCGAGAAAATCGAAGAGGTTTTAAGTCGCTTTAAAGACTTCCACACGAAATTCATGGCCAAGTACAAGTAA
- the LOC141902906 gene encoding alanine aminotransferase 2-like isoform X3: MAGYTAGQRRTVLTVENMNPHVRKMEYAVRGAIVVRAKEIDKEIKSGVKKPFPDVISCNIGDAHAMGQKPLTFIRQVIACCTNPELLNSGKYPQDVMDKAKRILADCKGGSLGSYSDSLGLEIIRRDIADYITKRDGHPADWQNCFLSTGASDGIKSMLKLMMTGEDGNKRAGIMIPIPQYPLYSATNSEYNAYQVNYYLNEERNWGLDVSELERSINEARDKCQVRAIVIINPGNPTGQVLTKENIQDIIKFAKKEHLFILADEVYQHNIYAAGSEFHSFKKVMTEMGPEYSQMELASFMSTSKGYMGECGYRGGYCEVINLDPGVKAQLYKSLSAKLCPTVSGQSAMDCVVNHPKEGDLSYDLWLKEKTFVLSELKRKARLVTDGFNSIEGVKCNEVQGAMYSFPRIFLPEKLIKEAESKGMKPDVFYCFNFLEETGVCVVPGSGFGQRDGTYHFRMTILPPTEKIEEVLSRFKDFHTKFMAKYK; encoded by the exons ATGGCTGGGTATACGGCTGGACAGAGGCGAACGGTGCTCACCGTGGAGAATATGAATCCGCACGTGAGGAAAATGGAGTACGCAGTTCGTGGAGCTATCGTCGTACGCGCTAAAGAGATCGATAAGGAAATCAAATCT GGTGTAAAGAAGCCATTTCCGGATGTGATCAGTTGTAACATAGGAGACGCCCACGCAATGGGTCAGAAACCTTTGACGTTTATCCGACAG GTGATCGCGTGCTGTACGAATCCAGAACTGCTTAACTCAGGAAAATATCCGCAAGACGTTATGGACAAAGCCAAGCGAATTCTAGCTGACTGTAAAGGTGGCAGTCTAG GATCCTACAGTGATAGTTTAGGCCTCGAGATTATCAGACGTGATATAGCCGATTACATTACGAAACGAGATGGACATCCCGCCGATTGGCAGAACTGTTTCCTTAGCACTGGCGCTAGTGACGGTATCAAG TCGATGTTGAAGTTGATGATGACTGGTGAAGACGGAAATAAGAGAGCCGGTATCATGATCCCTATTCCACAATATCCTCTTTATTCAGCCACGAATTCTGAATACAACGCTTATCAG GTGAATTATTATCTAAACGAGGAGAGAAACTGGGGTTTGGACGTTTCCGAATTGGAACGATCGATCAACGAAGCCCGCGATAAATGTCAAGTGCGAGCGATCGTTATAATCAATCCAGGCAATCCGACCGGGCAAGTTTTGACGAAAGAGAATATTCaggatatcatcaaattcgCGAAGAAAGaacatttgtttattctaGCCGATGAG GTTTATCAACACAACATCTATGCAGCCGGTTCGGAATTTCACTCCTTCAAGAAAGTTATGACCGAAATGGGCCCGGAATACAGTCAAATGGAATTAGCTTCTTTCATGTCTACGTCTAAAGGTTATATGGGAGA GTGTGGTTATCGTGGTGGTTATTGTGAGGTGATTAATCTCGATCCCGGAGTGAAAGCTCAACTTTACAAATCGCTGTCGGCTAAACTTTGCCCAACCGTGTCTGGTCAG TCTGCAATGGATTGCGTAGTGAACCACCCGAAAGAAGGCGACTTATCTTATGATCTCTGGTTAAAG GAGAAAACATTTGTTTTGAGTGAACTAAAGAGAAAGGCTAGACTAGTCACTGATGGTTTCAACAGTATTGAAGGTGTGAAGTGTAATGAAGTACAGGGGGCTATGTATTCTTTCCCGAGAATATTCTTACCGGAAAAACTCATCAAGGAAGCTGAG TCCAAAGGAATGAAACCTGATGTATTCTATTGCTTTAATTTCCTGGAGGAAACGGGAGTCTGTGTCGTTCCCGGAAGTGGATTCGGCCAAAGAGATGGAACTTATCACTTCAG AATGACAATCCTGCCACCTACCGAGAAAATCGAAGAGGTTTTAAGTCGCTTTAAAGACTTCCACACGAAATTCATGGCCAAGTACAAGTAA